ATGCCATCAAATGCAATATGTCTCCCCAACCCATTCATTACCAACTAAACTTATAATTTCACAGACTCTACCTAATATCTACTCATAGTTATAAGGAACTTGATTCTCAAACAATATTATTAAATCTGTACTTTTTTCTAAAATTCCCTAGTATCCACATGCATAATGGTTAAATTTaacccccctttttttttttgcttgaaaCTTGTTTTGTTACATAGTAAAATAGCGAAATATATAGACCCTATGGCTTACAAAATAATTCTGTAGAATACAATCAGTCTGTGGATGATATTatctttcaaattttttaaaaagtttcagAGTACTTTAAAAATGTCAAATTGGTATTAAAAATGCCGTTCCATAAAGTTATATAATTGTTGTAATAAATAGAACCAAAAACATCATTTCAAGATTTGACGGTTGGCAGCTCATTcgtaaaatttctgaaattagACATGTTAATAATAAACAATGTCATGTCAATGTCTTGTTTCCAAAACCCACCATCTCACTGAGTGAATAactcgaaaaaaaaaaagttctggAAAACTTAGATACTAATGGGCCTTTAATAGGCCTACACAGAAACAAAGCCCAAAATAAACAGCTTGAAAAAGAATTCAAAATGAATTTATTTTCTATCTGTGTGAACGTGAGTGTAAGCAAAAGAAGCATATTCCCAAGTGGGAGTGACAGAGCCATGCCACGTGACAGTGACTCAGACGCTGGAAACCGGTTAACATAAACCGgaaaattaaaaccaaaccGGTAGTTTATTCGTTCTTTCACAATCATCACTTATGTTTGGGTAATAAAAGGTACTTACCATCATCTCTTCAGACAGAGATTCGATCAGACAGATTTGTCTCAATTTCTACAAAAATGCAGTACAAGAATCTGGGTAAATCGGGATTGAAAGTGAGCACGCTCTCGTTCGGAGCGTGGGTCACTTTCGGCAACCAGCTCGACGTGAAAGAAGCCAAATCGATTCTCCAGTGCTGCCGTGATCACGGAGTCAACTTCTTCGACAACGCCGAGGTCTACGCCAATGGCCGAGCTGAGGAGATTATGGGTCAGGCGATTCGCGAGCTGGGCTGGCGCCGATCCGACATCGTCGTCTCCACCAAGATCTTCTGGGGTGGTCCTGGTCCTAACGACAAGGGTTTGTCTAGGAAACATATCGTCGAAGGAACCAAAGCTTCTCTCAAAAGACTCGATATGGACTACGTTGATGTCCTCTATTGCCACAGGTGATAAaaagatttgatttttattctttcttGAAGATCTAATTTAGGggtttagtttctatatttgtCTCATTTGAGATCTTGACAAGAActaatttttcaaaaagttgCCATCTTTGGATTGATCTTAATACTATATCTATTTATGtatatgcattttatttttgtattggGTTTATTATGTGTCACAGGCCTGATGCTTCAACACCTATAGAAGAGACAGTGAGGGCGATGAACTACGTGATTGATAAGGGTTGGGCGTTCTACTGGGGAACAAGTGAATGGTCAGCTCAGCAAATCACAGAGGCATGGGGAGCTGCTGAGAGGCTGGATTTGGTTGGTCCTATCGTGGAGCAGCCTGAGTACAACATGTTCGCTAGGCACAAAGTTTGTAATCTCCAACACTTTAGTTACATCCTTGGATCTCTTCTTGTTAAAGCCTTAAGTTGTTGTTGTGTAGGTTGAGTCAGAGTTTCTTCCTCTGTACACTAACCATGGCATAGGTCTCACTACTTGGAGCCCACTCGCGTCTGGTGTGCTTACCGGTAAATACAACAAGGGGTCTATTCCTTCAGACAGCCGGTTTGCGTTGGAGAACTACAAAGTATATTTCCTTTTGTATTTATttgagctctctctctctctctgcttctGCATCTAATACATAACTTGTTTTGCAGAACCTTGCCAATAGATCACTTGTGGATGACGTGCTGAAGAAAGTAAGCGGTCTCAAACCGATTGCAGATGAGCTAGGTGTGACCTTGGCTCAGCTTGCGATCGCATGGTGTGCTTCAAATCCTAATGTGTCATCCGTTATCACCGGTGCCACAAGAGAGTCACAGGTTAGTTCTTCAATAGGAACATATATAGTGGATGTTAGTCTACAATTCAAtcttaatattttggtttttttgggGGGTGCCTTACACAGATTCAAGAAAACATGAAGGCTGTTGATGTGATCCCATTGTTGACGCCACATGTCCTGGACAAGATCGAGCAAGTTATACAGAGCAAACCTAAACGTCCTGAATCATACCGGTAAAAACCTAATCCTGAGATCATTTGGAGGGTGAGTGATGGTTGTTCTTGGAAGTTGCCACGTGTTGGCTTTGTTTGTTCTCATAT
This region of Brassica napus cultivar Da-Ae chromosome C5, Da-Ae, whole genome shotgun sequence genomic DNA includes:
- the LOC106370991 gene encoding probable voltage-gated potassium channel subunit beta, whose translation is MQYKNLGKSGLKVSTLSFGAWVTFGNQLDVKEAKSILQCCRDHGVNFFDNAEVYANGRAEEIMGQAIRELGWRRSDIVVSTKIFWGGPGPNDKGLSRKHIVEGTKASLKRLDMDYVDVLYCHRPDASTPIEETVRAMNYVIDKGWAFYWGTSEWSAQQITEAWGAAERLDLVGPIVEQPEYNMFARHKVESEFLPLYTNHGIGLTTWSPLASGVLTGKYNKGSIPSDSRFALENYKNLANRSLVDDVLKKVSGLKPIADELGVTLAQLAIAWCASNPNVSSVITGATRESQIQENMKAVDVIPLLTPHVLDKIEQVIQSKPKRPESYR